TTTCGCCACATCGGCGATGCTGCGGCGTGGCGTCTTCGATCAACAGTGCGGCACTCAACACAACAGCCGGCAGCGCGACGCGGCTTCTTTCGCTCGACACCCTACGCGGCGGGACGATCGCCCTGATGGTGTGGGTGAACCACACGTTCCACCCGGACCTGTTCACCAACCCGACGCTCGACGCCGTCCACCGGCAGTGGTTCCACATCCCGTGGA
Above is a genomic segment from Planctomycetota bacterium containing:
- a CDS encoding DUF5009 domain-containing protein produces the protein MASSINSAALNTTAGSATRLLSLDTLRGGTIALMVWVNHTFHPDLFTNPTLDAVHRQWFHIPWNDPAQGVTAADIVSPLFLFAAGASVPLSMKFGRGRDRKWWRTLLIA